Proteins from a genomic interval of Asterias rubens chromosome 16, eAstRub1.3, whole genome shotgun sequence:
- the LOC117301184 gene encoding tripartite motif-containing protein 2-like, protein MASNITAQSVLAEISQDHLECPICSGRFKQPKLLECSHSFCLECLQQLRQNSPSTTRLSCPVCRQETLINENGIDDLKTNLIVLSLIEAIETQENELTQQQRKPLHSQEFVSKCSKHTGKDLIMYCETCNNLICTTCIAKDHRMHPVIELNEASDKSKQHATELLEEVRQSITTFNIAIQEIDMSHKTLNSMFAATKEKITKKADEKIAKVAARIREEKQKLMQEAEQIYKDRVKTMKTARATNSKEKNKAKLKQDEVIQLMDQRIKIVHHIEQLLQNLKEYREKKSTKIPNGLAYMDFKEGQNSLGRLVLKYEQQVESATSAQARKPTSLSRKHLNQNKWTLKTEISKYKNKNQKMVRMRARDVAAYSNSDIVVLDQYRSLIIIPAESNPQSYVVSQELSIQGLTGPSRVTVNKNDELIVLDDETVKIFNSNYKLLHQVNLGSRPSCIAVDDHNLITVGYEDKAEISLHKPDGSLIRTLPAPGIRGFLTTYKQRLIYTNWGGRKLVSVTYKGNTVFSVDFNQSGLLSGVCNCEEDGSIYVAVVEGLFSSIQHYSPDGKHIGCIINDCDDHYGLTFTPAGDLVAATSNSVHIYQHE, encoded by the coding sequence ATGGCATCCAATATAACAGCTCAGTCAGTGCTAGCAGAGATAAGTCAGGATCatcttgaatgtccaatttGCAGTGGACGCTTCAAGCAACCCAAACTACTGGAGTGTTCTCATTCATTTTGTCTTGAATGCCTTCAACAACTCAGACAGAATAGTCCAAGTACTACAAGGCTTTCATGTCCAGTGTGTAGACAAGAAACTCtaataaatgaaaatggcattgatgATCTCAAAACCAATTTAATAGTCCTTTCATTGATAGAAGCTATTGAAACACAGGAAAACGAACTGACacaacaacaaagaaaaccaTTACACAGTCAGGAGTTTGTTTCCAAGTGTAGCAAGCATACTGGCAAGGATCTTATCATGTATTGTGAAACATGCAataatctgatatgtacaactTGCATTGCTAAAGACCACAGAATGCACCCTGTAATAGAACTTAATGAAGCTTCagacaaaagtaaacaacatgCCACAGAACTTCTAGAAGAAGTAAGACAGAGTATCACAACCTTCAACATTGCTATTCAAGAAATAGACATGTCCCATAAGACATTAAACTCTATGTTTGCTGCtaccaaagagaaaatcacAAAGAAGGCTGATGAGAAGATTGCCAAGGTGGCTGCCAGGATCAGAGAGGAGAAGCAGAAACTGATGCAAGAGGCAGAACAGATTTATAAAGACAGAGTCAAGACAATGAAAACTGCACGAGCTACAAACAgcaaagagaaaaacaaagcaaagctCAAGCAGGATGAGGTAATTCAACTCATGGATCAACGGATCAAGATTGTACATCACATAGAACAACTCTTGCAAAACCTCAAAGAATACAGAGAgaagaaatcaacaaaaataCCTAATGGGTTGGCTTATATGGACTTTAAAGAAGGCCAGAACTCACTAGGGAGACTGGTACTGAAATATGAACAACAAGTAGAATCAGCAACTTCTGCTCAGGCTAGAAAGCCAACATCACTATCAAGGAAACacttaaatcaaaataaatggaCATTAAAAACAGAAATTTCTAAATACAAGAACAAAAACCAAAAGATGGTGAGGATGCGTGCAAGAGATGTTGCTGCATACTCTAATAGTGATATTGTTGTTCTAGATCAATACCGTAGCTTGATTATAATACCAGCAGAGAGCAACCCTCAATCCTATGTTGTCTCACAAGAACTATCAATCCAAGGACTTACAGGACCAAGCAGAGTGACTGTGAATAAGAATGATGAGCTCATTGTTCTAGATGATGAAACAGTCAAGATCTTCAACAGCAATTATAAGCTCCTCCATCAGGTCAATCTAGGCAGTAGACCATCATGTATTGCAGTGGATGACCACAATCTGATAACAGTGGGTTATGAAGACAAGGCAGAGATCTCTCTACACAAACCAGATGGATCCCTCATAAGAACACTGCCTGCTCCAGGGATTCGTGGATTCTTGACTACCTACAAACAGCGACTCATCTACACCAACTGGGGTGGGAGGAAGTTAGTATCAGTAACCTACAAGGGTAATACGGTATTCTCAGTAGATTTCAATCAGTCTGGGTTGCTTAGTGGTGTGTGTAACTGTGAAGAGGATGGAAGCATCTATGTTGCTGTAGTAGAAGGACTATTCTCATCAATCCAACATTACAGTCCTGATGGCAAGCACATTGGATGTATCATCAATGATTGTGATGATCACTATGGTCTCACATTCACACCAGCTGGTGATCTGGTTGCGGCTACATCCAACTCAGTTCATATCTATCAGCATGAATAA